From the genome of Tachysurus vachellii isolate PV-2020 chromosome 2, HZAU_Pvac_v1, whole genome shotgun sequence, one region includes:
- the LOC132862518 gene encoding caskin-2-like isoform X2, with protein sequence MGKEQDLLLAVKNGDVLAAQKLLAKIKANRNKLLSSTKKLNVNYQDTDGFSALHHAALTGTTDLLSLLLDAQATVDIKDRNGMRPLHYASWQGKADSVLMLLRAGASVNGASQDGQIPLHLAAQYGHYEVSEMLLQHQSNACTVNKAKKTPLDLACEFGRLKVVQLLLNSNMVVALLEGNGRDNTPLHLAARNGHKDIIRLLLKAGIDINRTTKAGTALHEAALYGKTDIVKLLLDAGIDVNIRNTYNQTALDIVNQFTTSHASKDIKQLLREASGAMQVRALKDYWNLHDPTALNIRAGDVIMVLEQHVDGRWKGHIHDSQRGIDRVGYFPPSIVEVINRRSGGFLSRQASLPNQRHHTLTRAPPPSGPSSASHTDDSYTLYSPTHPNSPRQNGLNLHPGDRSSVGSAGSVGSSRSAGSGQSTEGNVTHNAQHHPITTAQDINKVSPSGGEVLEQHGLHSDVINPELAGRRPDQNSSRAGDQAVRPHVIHPELEGRDAEAIYQWLREFHLEQYTTNFLTAGYDVPTISRMTPEDLTAIGVTKPGHRKKISTEISKLNIPEWLPDYIPADIGEWLNTIGLAQYQKRLAENGYDAIHIVRDITWEDLQEIGINKLGHQKKLMLAVKKLCDVHKALRNQAEGNGTLQRKRHPPTLELVAIESADSADDTSAPLTPKMLTFQDSELSTELQNAMIQSGYGGCQEGFGAMLSGTTSVSLSQESISMRSRGTGNSQEWPLTSVAPHSHSNESLGSLDCGAIKDCPVLPAKIAPPLPIKKQQSTRGSPPIAPIKTTRLAYPAAQSSPGISTKPDGSPIQRGFNYLQKNSDQLGTAQSRPIFENCQPKKRTQSLSRYALSDGEEEENEAPVLPPNLISYATLTRKPGRGQTGAAASDRHVGRTQSFVIRAKRKGPPPPPPKRLSSASSGGNSGGVEIESAGSVQMIAARLEKSGESPTKTPRSPSFKSPSLVTQSKTISIQREATSERALCQTVQTEVSRLKPEEQDLKLHSSQEQTPSVSLPGNLCESIPFAQEGKGTIKQRPRIEVTKMDTEASFQPLKPAQLPKPSLKLPEFNLKESDTVKRRHKPREKELQFTSQDTLLGRESSPEPEKTSFSMPNGGLIGNLSTQKPLTPCKPTWQCAATSLVGGPPHVVPARMGQDIAFGGSPIRREFPSISGPQDQKPDQFVHKRIEQTSTSLEAALEVVERNLAQTDQTDGVYTVRSAGNILDDIGNMFDDLAYQLDAMLD encoded by the exons GAATGCGACCGCTCCACTACGCTTCCTGGCAGGGAAAGGCTGATTCTGTGCTGATGCTGCTGAGAGCTGGAGCGTCTGTTAACGGAGCGTCACAGGACGGACAAATTCCTCTGCACCTGGCTGCTCAGTACGGACACTACGAAGTG TCCGAGATGCTTCTCCAGCACCAGTCCAACGCCTGTACGGTCAACAAGGCCAAGAAGACCCCACTGGACCTGGCCTGTGAGTTCGGCAGGCTAAAG gtggtGCAGCTCCTGTTGAACAGTAACATGGTGGTGGCTCTTCTGGAGGGCAACGGGAGAGACAACACCCCCCTGCACCTTGCTGCCCGCAACGGCCACAAAGACATCATCag GCTGCTCTTGAAAGCGGGAATCGATATCAACAGAACCACAAAGGCTGGAACGGCGCTTCACGAGGCGGCGCTCTACGGCAAAACCGACATCGTCAAGCTGCTACTGGAC GCTGGAATTGACGTGAACATCAGGAACACGTATAACCAAACGGCCCTGGACATCGTGAACCAGTTCACCACGTCGCACGCCAGCAAAGACATCAAACAACTGCTCCGAG aagcCTCGGGAGCAATGCAGGTCAGAGCACTGAAAGACTACTGGAACCTCCACGACCCTACAGCTCTGAACATACGGGCCGGAGACGTCATCATG GTTTTGGAGCAGCACGTAGACGGACGTTGGAAAGGACACATCCATGACAGTCAGAGAGGCATCGACCGGGTGGGATACTTCCCTCCGTCCATCGTGGAGGTCATAAACCGGAGATCAG GGGGCTTTCTCTCTCGCCAGGCCTCACTGCCCAACCAAAGACATCACACTCTAACCAGAGCTCCGCCCCCCAGCGGCCCGAGCTCCGCCTCCCACACCGACGACTCGTACACCCTGTATTCACCCACTCATCCCAACTCACCACGCCAAAACGGCCTGAACCTGCACCCAG GAGACAGAAGCAGTGTTGGGAGCGCAGGCAGTGTCGGAAGCAGCCGTAGCGCTGGCAGCGGACAGAGCACTGAGGGCAacgttacccacaatgcacagcATCACCCCATCACCACTGCACAGGACATCAACAAG GTCTCGCCCTCTGGTGGTGAAGTGTTAGAACAGCATGGCCTGCATTCTGATGTCATCAACCCTGAGCTTGCAG GTCGCAGGCCGGACCAGAACAGCTCCAGAGCTGGTGACCAAGCTGTCAGGCCACATGTTATCCATCCAGAGCTGGAGGGCAGG GATGCTGAGGCCATCTACCAGTGGCTGCGTGAGTTTCATCTGGAACAGTACACTACAAACTTCCTCACTGCTGGTTACGATGTGCCTACCATTAGCAGAATGACTCCTGAG GATCTCACAGCCATTGGTGTGACTAAGCCAGGTCATCGCAAGAAGATCTCCACTGAGATCAGCAAGCTGAACATCCCAGAGTGGCTTCCAGACTACATTCCA GCTGACATTGGTGAATGGCTTAATACCATTGGACTCGCTCAGTACCAGAAAAGGCTAGCAGAGAATGGCTACGACGCTATTCACATTGTGCGAGATATTACATGGGAGGATCTGCAGGAAATTGGCATCAATAAGCTGG GCCACCAGAAGAAGTTGATGCTTGCAGTAAAGAAACTTTGTGATGTGCATAAGGCTTTGAGGAACCAAGCAGAGGGCAATGGGACCttgcagagaaagagacaccCTCCCACCCTGGAGCTGGTAGCTATAGAGTCGGCCGACAGTGCCGATGACACTTCCGCACCACTTACTCCAAAGATGCTCACCTTCCAGGATAGCGAGCTGAGCACTGAGCTGCAGAATGCTATGATTCAGAGTGGCTACGGTGGCTGTCAGGAAGGGTTTGGTGCCATGCTTAGTGGAACAACATCTGTGTCTCTGAGTCAAGAGAGTATTAGTATGCGTTCACGGGGCACCGGGAACTCACAGGAATGGCCTTTGACTTCTGTTGCTCCCCACAGCCACTCAAATGAGAGTTTGGGCAGCTTAGACTGTGGTGCCATCAAAGATTGCCCAGTTCTACCTGCCAAGATCGCACCACCATTACCTATAAAGAAGCAGCAGTCCACACGTGGCAGCCCACCGATAGCACCAATCAAGACAACTCGATTAGCCTACCCTGCTGCCCAGTCTAGTCCTGGAATCTCCACAAAACCGGATGGCTCCCCCATCCAGAGAGGATTTAACTACCTGCAAAAAAATTCAGATCAGTTAGGCACTGCTCAATCCAGACCCATTTTTGAGAATTGCCAGCCAAAGAAGCGCACACAAAGCCTGTCACGATATGCCCTCTCTgatggtgaagaagaagaaaatgaagcacCAGTATTACCACCAAACCTGATCTCATATGCTACACTCACGCGAAAACCTGGCCGTGGTCAAACAGGTGCTGCTGCAAGTGACCGGCATGTGGGTCGGACTCAATCGTTTGTGATACGTGCCAAAAGAAAAGGgccacctccacctcctcccaAGCGCCTGAGCTCTGCCTCCAGTGGAGGAAATAGTGGTGGGGTGGAAATTGAGAGTGCTGGGAGTGTTCAGATGATTGCAGCCAGGCTGGAAAAGAGTGGAGAAAGCCCCACAAAGACCCCAAGAAGCCCCTCATTTAAATCTCCCTCACTGGTCACTCAATCTAAAACTATAAGCATTCAGAGAGAGGCAACCAGTGAGAGAGCTCTCTGTCAAACTGTTCAGACAGAGGTTAGTAGATTAAAACCAGAGGAGCAAGACCTGAAGCTTCATTCAAGCCAAGAGCAAACACCTTCTGTATCCCTTCCAGGAAATTTGTGTGAAAGCATTCCGTTTGCTCAGGAGGGCAAAGGGACCATAAAGCAGAGGCCAAGAATTGAAGTGACTAAAATGGACACTGAAGCCAGCTTCCAACCACTGAAACCCGCTCAGCTGCCTAAACCATCCTTAAAATTACCAGAGTTCAATCTTAAAGAGTCAGACACTGTCAAGAGGAGGCACAAACCCAGAGAAAAGGAACTGCAGTTCACCAGTCAGGACACACTCCTGGGAAGGGAGAGTTCCCCAGAGCCTGAGAAGACCTCATTCTCCATGCCAAATGGTGGACTAATAGGGAATCTGTCTACACAGAAACCTCTAACACCATGTAAACCAACATGGCAATGTGCTGCAACATCATTGG TAGGTGGACCTCCTCACGTTGTGCCAGCCAGGATGGGGCAGGACATTGCCTTTGGTGGCTCTCCAATACGAAGAGAGTTTCCAAGTATCAGTGGACCCCAGGACCAAAAACCAGATCAGTTTGTTCACAAACGAATAGAGCAGACCAGTACTTCTCTGGAGGCAGCCCTTGAGGTGGTTGAGAGAAATTTAGCTCAGACGGATCAGACTGACGG
- the LOC132862518 gene encoding caskin-2-like isoform X3 — protein sequence MGKEQDLLLAVKNGDVLAAQKLLAKIKANRNKLLSSTKKLNVNYQDTDGFSALHHAALTGTTDLLSLLLDAQATVDIKDRNGMRPLHYASWQGKADSVLMLLRAGASVNGASQDGQIPLHLAAQYGHYEVSEMLLQHQSNACTVNKAKKTPLDLACEFGRLKVVQLLLNSNMVVALLEGNGRDNTPLHLAARNGHKDIIRLLLKAGIDINRTTKAGTALHEAALYGKTDIVKLLLDAGIDVNIRNTYNQTALDIVNQFTTSHASKDIKQLLRASGAMQVRALKDYWNLHDPTALNIRAGDVIMVLEQHVDGRWKGHIHDSQRGIDRVGYFPPSIVEVINRRSGGFLSRQASLPNQRHHTLTRAPPPSGPSSASHTDDSYTLYSPTHPNSPRQNGLNLHPGDRSSVGSAGSVGSSRSAGSGQSTEGNVTHNAQHHPITTAQDINKVSPSGGEVLEQHGLHSDVINPELAGRRPDQNSSRAGDQAVRPHVIHPELEGRDAEAIYQWLREFHLEQYTTNFLTAGYDVPTISRMTPEDLTAIGVTKPGHRKKISTEISKLNIPEWLPDYIPADIGEWLNTIGLAQYQKRLAENGYDAIHIVRDITWEDLQEIGINKLGHQKKLMLAVKKLCDVHKALRNQAEGNGTLQRKRHPPTLELVAIESADSADDTSAPLTPKMLTFQDSELSTELQNAMIQSGYGGCQEGFGAMLSGTTSVSLSQESISMRSRGTGNSQEWPLTSVAPHSHSNESLGSLDCGAIKDCPVLPAKIAPPLPIKKQQSTRGSPPIAPIKTTRLAYPAAQSSPGISTKPDGSPIQRGFNYLQKNSDQLGTAQSRPIFENCQPKKRTQSLSRYALSDGEEEENEAPVLPPNLISYATLTRKPGRGQTGAAASDRHVGRTQSFVIRAKRKGPPPPPPKRLSSASSGGNSGGVEIESAGSVQMIAARLEKSGESPTKTPRSPSFKSPSLVTQSKTISIQREATSERALCQTVQTEVSRLKPEEQDLKLHSSQEQTPSVSLPGNLCESIPFAQEGKGTIKQRPRIEVTKMDTEASFQPLKPAQLPKPSLKLPEFNLKESDTVKRRHKPREKELQFTSQDTLLGRESSPEPEKTSFSMPNGGLIGNLSTQKPLTPCKPTWQCAATSLAVGGPPHVVPARMGQDIAFGGSPIRREFPSISGPQDQKPDQFVHKRIEQTSTSLEAALEVVERNLAQTDQTDGVYTVRSAGNILDDIGNMFDDLAYQLDAMLD from the exons GAATGCGACCGCTCCACTACGCTTCCTGGCAGGGAAAGGCTGATTCTGTGCTGATGCTGCTGAGAGCTGGAGCGTCTGTTAACGGAGCGTCACAGGACGGACAAATTCCTCTGCACCTGGCTGCTCAGTACGGACACTACGAAGTG TCCGAGATGCTTCTCCAGCACCAGTCCAACGCCTGTACGGTCAACAAGGCCAAGAAGACCCCACTGGACCTGGCCTGTGAGTTCGGCAGGCTAAAG gtggtGCAGCTCCTGTTGAACAGTAACATGGTGGTGGCTCTTCTGGAGGGCAACGGGAGAGACAACACCCCCCTGCACCTTGCTGCCCGCAACGGCCACAAAGACATCATCag GCTGCTCTTGAAAGCGGGAATCGATATCAACAGAACCACAAAGGCTGGAACGGCGCTTCACGAGGCGGCGCTCTACGGCAAAACCGACATCGTCAAGCTGCTACTGGAC GCTGGAATTGACGTGAACATCAGGAACACGTATAACCAAACGGCCCTGGACATCGTGAACCAGTTCACCACGTCGCACGCCAGCAAAGACATCAAACAACTGCTCCGAG cCTCGGGAGCAATGCAGGTCAGAGCACTGAAAGACTACTGGAACCTCCACGACCCTACAGCTCTGAACATACGGGCCGGAGACGTCATCATG GTTTTGGAGCAGCACGTAGACGGACGTTGGAAAGGACACATCCATGACAGTCAGAGAGGCATCGACCGGGTGGGATACTTCCCTCCGTCCATCGTGGAGGTCATAAACCGGAGATCAG GGGGCTTTCTCTCTCGCCAGGCCTCACTGCCCAACCAAAGACATCACACTCTAACCAGAGCTCCGCCCCCCAGCGGCCCGAGCTCCGCCTCCCACACCGACGACTCGTACACCCTGTATTCACCCACTCATCCCAACTCACCACGCCAAAACGGCCTGAACCTGCACCCAG GAGACAGAAGCAGTGTTGGGAGCGCAGGCAGTGTCGGAAGCAGCCGTAGCGCTGGCAGCGGACAGAGCACTGAGGGCAacgttacccacaatgcacagcATCACCCCATCACCACTGCACAGGACATCAACAAG GTCTCGCCCTCTGGTGGTGAAGTGTTAGAACAGCATGGCCTGCATTCTGATGTCATCAACCCTGAGCTTGCAG GTCGCAGGCCGGACCAGAACAGCTCCAGAGCTGGTGACCAAGCTGTCAGGCCACATGTTATCCATCCAGAGCTGGAGGGCAGG GATGCTGAGGCCATCTACCAGTGGCTGCGTGAGTTTCATCTGGAACAGTACACTACAAACTTCCTCACTGCTGGTTACGATGTGCCTACCATTAGCAGAATGACTCCTGAG GATCTCACAGCCATTGGTGTGACTAAGCCAGGTCATCGCAAGAAGATCTCCACTGAGATCAGCAAGCTGAACATCCCAGAGTGGCTTCCAGACTACATTCCA GCTGACATTGGTGAATGGCTTAATACCATTGGACTCGCTCAGTACCAGAAAAGGCTAGCAGAGAATGGCTACGACGCTATTCACATTGTGCGAGATATTACATGGGAGGATCTGCAGGAAATTGGCATCAATAAGCTGG GCCACCAGAAGAAGTTGATGCTTGCAGTAAAGAAACTTTGTGATGTGCATAAGGCTTTGAGGAACCAAGCAGAGGGCAATGGGACCttgcagagaaagagacaccCTCCCACCCTGGAGCTGGTAGCTATAGAGTCGGCCGACAGTGCCGATGACACTTCCGCACCACTTACTCCAAAGATGCTCACCTTCCAGGATAGCGAGCTGAGCACTGAGCTGCAGAATGCTATGATTCAGAGTGGCTACGGTGGCTGTCAGGAAGGGTTTGGTGCCATGCTTAGTGGAACAACATCTGTGTCTCTGAGTCAAGAGAGTATTAGTATGCGTTCACGGGGCACCGGGAACTCACAGGAATGGCCTTTGACTTCTGTTGCTCCCCACAGCCACTCAAATGAGAGTTTGGGCAGCTTAGACTGTGGTGCCATCAAAGATTGCCCAGTTCTACCTGCCAAGATCGCACCACCATTACCTATAAAGAAGCAGCAGTCCACACGTGGCAGCCCACCGATAGCACCAATCAAGACAACTCGATTAGCCTACCCTGCTGCCCAGTCTAGTCCTGGAATCTCCACAAAACCGGATGGCTCCCCCATCCAGAGAGGATTTAACTACCTGCAAAAAAATTCAGATCAGTTAGGCACTGCTCAATCCAGACCCATTTTTGAGAATTGCCAGCCAAAGAAGCGCACACAAAGCCTGTCACGATATGCCCTCTCTgatggtgaagaagaagaaaatgaagcacCAGTATTACCACCAAACCTGATCTCATATGCTACACTCACGCGAAAACCTGGCCGTGGTCAAACAGGTGCTGCTGCAAGTGACCGGCATGTGGGTCGGACTCAATCGTTTGTGATACGTGCCAAAAGAAAAGGgccacctccacctcctcccaAGCGCCTGAGCTCTGCCTCCAGTGGAGGAAATAGTGGTGGGGTGGAAATTGAGAGTGCTGGGAGTGTTCAGATGATTGCAGCCAGGCTGGAAAAGAGTGGAGAAAGCCCCACAAAGACCCCAAGAAGCCCCTCATTTAAATCTCCCTCACTGGTCACTCAATCTAAAACTATAAGCATTCAGAGAGAGGCAACCAGTGAGAGAGCTCTCTGTCAAACTGTTCAGACAGAGGTTAGTAGATTAAAACCAGAGGAGCAAGACCTGAAGCTTCATTCAAGCCAAGAGCAAACACCTTCTGTATCCCTTCCAGGAAATTTGTGTGAAAGCATTCCGTTTGCTCAGGAGGGCAAAGGGACCATAAAGCAGAGGCCAAGAATTGAAGTGACTAAAATGGACACTGAAGCCAGCTTCCAACCACTGAAACCCGCTCAGCTGCCTAAACCATCCTTAAAATTACCAGAGTTCAATCTTAAAGAGTCAGACACTGTCAAGAGGAGGCACAAACCCAGAGAAAAGGAACTGCAGTTCACCAGTCAGGACACACTCCTGGGAAGGGAGAGTTCCCCAGAGCCTGAGAAGACCTCATTCTCCATGCCAAATGGTGGACTAATAGGGAATCTGTCTACACAGAAACCTCTAACACCATGTAAACCAACATGGCAATGTGCTGCAACATCATTGG CAGTAGGTGGACCTCCTCACGTTGTGCCAGCCAGGATGGGGCAGGACATTGCCTTTGGTGGCTCTCCAATACGAAGAGAGTTTCCAAGTATCAGTGGACCCCAGGACCAAAAACCAGATCAGTTTGTTCACAAACGAATAGAGCAGACCAGTACTTCTCTGGAGGCAGCCCTTGAGGTGGTTGAGAGAAATTTAGCTCAGACGGATCAGACTGACGG
- the LOC132862518 gene encoding caskin-2-like isoform X1: MGKEQDLLLAVKNGDVLAAQKLLAKIKANRNKLLSSTKKLNVNYQDTDGFSALHHAALTGTTDLLSLLLDAQATVDIKDRNGMRPLHYASWQGKADSVLMLLRAGASVNGASQDGQIPLHLAAQYGHYEVSEMLLQHQSNACTVNKAKKTPLDLACEFGRLKVVQLLLNSNMVVALLEGNGRDNTPLHLAARNGHKDIIRLLLKAGIDINRTTKAGTALHEAALYGKTDIVKLLLDAGIDVNIRNTYNQTALDIVNQFTTSHASKDIKQLLREASGAMQVRALKDYWNLHDPTALNIRAGDVIMVLEQHVDGRWKGHIHDSQRGIDRVGYFPPSIVEVINRRSGGFLSRQASLPNQRHHTLTRAPPPSGPSSASHTDDSYTLYSPTHPNSPRQNGLNLHPGDRSSVGSAGSVGSSRSAGSGQSTEGNVTHNAQHHPITTAQDINKVSPSGGEVLEQHGLHSDVINPELAGRRPDQNSSRAGDQAVRPHVIHPELEGRDAEAIYQWLREFHLEQYTTNFLTAGYDVPTISRMTPEDLTAIGVTKPGHRKKISTEISKLNIPEWLPDYIPADIGEWLNTIGLAQYQKRLAENGYDAIHIVRDITWEDLQEIGINKLGHQKKLMLAVKKLCDVHKALRNQAEGNGTLQRKRHPPTLELVAIESADSADDTSAPLTPKMLTFQDSELSTELQNAMIQSGYGGCQEGFGAMLSGTTSVSLSQESISMRSRGTGNSQEWPLTSVAPHSHSNESLGSLDCGAIKDCPVLPAKIAPPLPIKKQQSTRGSPPIAPIKTTRLAYPAAQSSPGISTKPDGSPIQRGFNYLQKNSDQLGTAQSRPIFENCQPKKRTQSLSRYALSDGEEEENEAPVLPPNLISYATLTRKPGRGQTGAAASDRHVGRTQSFVIRAKRKGPPPPPPKRLSSASSGGNSGGVEIESAGSVQMIAARLEKSGESPTKTPRSPSFKSPSLVTQSKTISIQREATSERALCQTVQTEVSRLKPEEQDLKLHSSQEQTPSVSLPGNLCESIPFAQEGKGTIKQRPRIEVTKMDTEASFQPLKPAQLPKPSLKLPEFNLKESDTVKRRHKPREKELQFTSQDTLLGRESSPEPEKTSFSMPNGGLIGNLSTQKPLTPCKPTWQCAATSLAVGGPPHVVPARMGQDIAFGGSPIRREFPSISGPQDQKPDQFVHKRIEQTSTSLEAALEVVERNLAQTDQTDGVYTVRSAGNILDDIGNMFDDLAYQLDAMLD, encoded by the exons GAATGCGACCGCTCCACTACGCTTCCTGGCAGGGAAAGGCTGATTCTGTGCTGATGCTGCTGAGAGCTGGAGCGTCTGTTAACGGAGCGTCACAGGACGGACAAATTCCTCTGCACCTGGCTGCTCAGTACGGACACTACGAAGTG TCCGAGATGCTTCTCCAGCACCAGTCCAACGCCTGTACGGTCAACAAGGCCAAGAAGACCCCACTGGACCTGGCCTGTGAGTTCGGCAGGCTAAAG gtggtGCAGCTCCTGTTGAACAGTAACATGGTGGTGGCTCTTCTGGAGGGCAACGGGAGAGACAACACCCCCCTGCACCTTGCTGCCCGCAACGGCCACAAAGACATCATCag GCTGCTCTTGAAAGCGGGAATCGATATCAACAGAACCACAAAGGCTGGAACGGCGCTTCACGAGGCGGCGCTCTACGGCAAAACCGACATCGTCAAGCTGCTACTGGAC GCTGGAATTGACGTGAACATCAGGAACACGTATAACCAAACGGCCCTGGACATCGTGAACCAGTTCACCACGTCGCACGCCAGCAAAGACATCAAACAACTGCTCCGAG aagcCTCGGGAGCAATGCAGGTCAGAGCACTGAAAGACTACTGGAACCTCCACGACCCTACAGCTCTGAACATACGGGCCGGAGACGTCATCATG GTTTTGGAGCAGCACGTAGACGGACGTTGGAAAGGACACATCCATGACAGTCAGAGAGGCATCGACCGGGTGGGATACTTCCCTCCGTCCATCGTGGAGGTCATAAACCGGAGATCAG GGGGCTTTCTCTCTCGCCAGGCCTCACTGCCCAACCAAAGACATCACACTCTAACCAGAGCTCCGCCCCCCAGCGGCCCGAGCTCCGCCTCCCACACCGACGACTCGTACACCCTGTATTCACCCACTCATCCCAACTCACCACGCCAAAACGGCCTGAACCTGCACCCAG GAGACAGAAGCAGTGTTGGGAGCGCAGGCAGTGTCGGAAGCAGCCGTAGCGCTGGCAGCGGACAGAGCACTGAGGGCAacgttacccacaatgcacagcATCACCCCATCACCACTGCACAGGACATCAACAAG GTCTCGCCCTCTGGTGGTGAAGTGTTAGAACAGCATGGCCTGCATTCTGATGTCATCAACCCTGAGCTTGCAG GTCGCAGGCCGGACCAGAACAGCTCCAGAGCTGGTGACCAAGCTGTCAGGCCACATGTTATCCATCCAGAGCTGGAGGGCAGG GATGCTGAGGCCATCTACCAGTGGCTGCGTGAGTTTCATCTGGAACAGTACACTACAAACTTCCTCACTGCTGGTTACGATGTGCCTACCATTAGCAGAATGACTCCTGAG GATCTCACAGCCATTGGTGTGACTAAGCCAGGTCATCGCAAGAAGATCTCCACTGAGATCAGCAAGCTGAACATCCCAGAGTGGCTTCCAGACTACATTCCA GCTGACATTGGTGAATGGCTTAATACCATTGGACTCGCTCAGTACCAGAAAAGGCTAGCAGAGAATGGCTACGACGCTATTCACATTGTGCGAGATATTACATGGGAGGATCTGCAGGAAATTGGCATCAATAAGCTGG GCCACCAGAAGAAGTTGATGCTTGCAGTAAAGAAACTTTGTGATGTGCATAAGGCTTTGAGGAACCAAGCAGAGGGCAATGGGACCttgcagagaaagagacaccCTCCCACCCTGGAGCTGGTAGCTATAGAGTCGGCCGACAGTGCCGATGACACTTCCGCACCACTTACTCCAAAGATGCTCACCTTCCAGGATAGCGAGCTGAGCACTGAGCTGCAGAATGCTATGATTCAGAGTGGCTACGGTGGCTGTCAGGAAGGGTTTGGTGCCATGCTTAGTGGAACAACATCTGTGTCTCTGAGTCAAGAGAGTATTAGTATGCGTTCACGGGGCACCGGGAACTCACAGGAATGGCCTTTGACTTCTGTTGCTCCCCACAGCCACTCAAATGAGAGTTTGGGCAGCTTAGACTGTGGTGCCATCAAAGATTGCCCAGTTCTACCTGCCAAGATCGCACCACCATTACCTATAAAGAAGCAGCAGTCCACACGTGGCAGCCCACCGATAGCACCAATCAAGACAACTCGATTAGCCTACCCTGCTGCCCAGTCTAGTCCTGGAATCTCCACAAAACCGGATGGCTCCCCCATCCAGAGAGGATTTAACTACCTGCAAAAAAATTCAGATCAGTTAGGCACTGCTCAATCCAGACCCATTTTTGAGAATTGCCAGCCAAAGAAGCGCACACAAAGCCTGTCACGATATGCCCTCTCTgatggtgaagaagaagaaaatgaagcacCAGTATTACCACCAAACCTGATCTCATATGCTACACTCACGCGAAAACCTGGCCGTGGTCAAACAGGTGCTGCTGCAAGTGACCGGCATGTGGGTCGGACTCAATCGTTTGTGATACGTGCCAAAAGAAAAGGgccacctccacctcctcccaAGCGCCTGAGCTCTGCCTCCAGTGGAGGAAATAGTGGTGGGGTGGAAATTGAGAGTGCTGGGAGTGTTCAGATGATTGCAGCCAGGCTGGAAAAGAGTGGAGAAAGCCCCACAAAGACCCCAAGAAGCCCCTCATTTAAATCTCCCTCACTGGTCACTCAATCTAAAACTATAAGCATTCAGAGAGAGGCAACCAGTGAGAGAGCTCTCTGTCAAACTGTTCAGACAGAGGTTAGTAGATTAAAACCAGAGGAGCAAGACCTGAAGCTTCATTCAAGCCAAGAGCAAACACCTTCTGTATCCCTTCCAGGAAATTTGTGTGAAAGCATTCCGTTTGCTCAGGAGGGCAAAGGGACCATAAAGCAGAGGCCAAGAATTGAAGTGACTAAAATGGACACTGAAGCCAGCTTCCAACCACTGAAACCCGCTCAGCTGCCTAAACCATCCTTAAAATTACCAGAGTTCAATCTTAAAGAGTCAGACACTGTCAAGAGGAGGCACAAACCCAGAGAAAAGGAACTGCAGTTCACCAGTCAGGACACACTCCTGGGAAGGGAGAGTTCCCCAGAGCCTGAGAAGACCTCATTCTCCATGCCAAATGGTGGACTAATAGGGAATCTGTCTACACAGAAACCTCTAACACCATGTAAACCAACATGGCAATGTGCTGCAACATCATTGG CAGTAGGTGGACCTCCTCACGTTGTGCCAGCCAGGATGGGGCAGGACATTGCCTTTGGTGGCTCTCCAATACGAAGAGAGTTTCCAAGTATCAGTGGACCCCAGGACCAAAAACCAGATCAGTTTGTTCACAAACGAATAGAGCAGACCAGTACTTCTCTGGAGGCAGCCCTTGAGGTGGTTGAGAGAAATTTAGCTCAGACGGATCAGACTGACGG